Within Palaemon carinicauda isolate YSFRI2023 chromosome 14, ASM3689809v2, whole genome shotgun sequence, the genomic segment tatatatatatatatatatatatatatatatatatatatataacagattttgagcgaagcaaaaaatctatttttgggtgaggtaaccatatagtcctgatggaagttcctataaggtagctttttaGCGTAAATTTGACAACAGTGATatacccagagaattttaccgtaaggtatccagaattctaactcctggagcgaatatccctaaataatttcacagggatatcgcataagatcagaggacgtattcttgacacgtcacatagctatcttcgccccgaacattattaacgcttcgagtgggaatagtgacaagaatctgaaacgagaatgaaaagagagccgctcaaaaggcatctctcctattccgtttccagtgtgtatctgatgaaggcggtagcgccctctttattccttgtagtgatatacgaggtggtaaagttactgtattatagggaggggtcaaccatcccttttataataaaaggaagggcgggtccatcaggacgacatggctacctcatccaaaaatagatttttcgcttcgctcaaaatccgttttttgagctcaggtcatgtcatcctgatggaagtttaccagagcattactatatctgtggattcccaatcagtgctgtactctcaagaaagtattttcctggtctgtctagacctagagacctatgatgttaccgtcatacatcatttcatctaagcatgaactatgttagtgcttcctgccccctacagggatgagtcatactagaccagtggttcccaaccttttctagTTTGCGGCACCCTTGGCAAGCCTTTCAAAAGTTCCCGGCACCCTTATAAGGGAATACATAATTAAAATCtccgttgtttttttattatattttttttgtatttcgaCATTTTGCATCGATGTAACAACACCTTATACATAGATATGAACATTTTCTTTACACTGATCCTGCTATTACAAAAAATGGtattataatacaaatatgtaattGTGACAAGTTTTACAGTAGTTGCACAATGTATTCAAGTGGTTACACTGTTACAGTGTTACACTATGATACAAGACATACACACAAATAGGCCAAAGTGAACCATAGTTAGTGTGAAACTTGCGATTGATGCTTGGAACACAAACTCTTGATATCAGGTCTTATTGTTGATAATGCCACCCGCATATCATCCTCAAGTGAAAGAAGTCTATTTCTTTGTTTCGATTTTATTGTTGCCATGGCAAAAAAATGCCTGCTCACACAGCTACGATGTGGAGAAAGGCAATAGTAGAGAAATAGCTTTTTTAGCCAAATTAGGATATTCCTCCAATGTTCCATGCCAAAAAGCTGCCATTGTCACGTCATTCTTCTCAAATTTGACTTTCAGTGTTGAATCAGCAGACATATCAAGAAAATCGTCACGTTCTACTGCCGTgaagtccagttcttcggccatgtcAGCCAGTTCGAAGGGTGATACAATCCAATCGAGTTTCCCTGTAGAAAGCGATAGAAAATAGTTACCAACTACTTCTCTTAGTTGTTCCAAGTTATTAAGAATAAGATTTTTTACAGTTCCCAGACCTTTATATCCTGGTTGTTGAAGAGAAGGGAAGTTTGACACATCGTCTTTCTGAACAGCTGACTTCAATCATTTTAACTTTCTCTGGAAACCTTTCATTTTGTTAACTGATGTTACAATTCCCTCAAATCTCCCCTGCATTGAGAGATTTAGTTCATTCAGCTTCATGAAAATATCTGCCAAATATGACAGCTACAAACACCAAGTAGAATTTTCAAGCAGCTTTATGATTATATCATGTCTCTTCTCTTGGAAAAAGGTTTTTAATTCTTCTTTGAGTTCAAGAACGCGGTTCAGTACACGACCCCTTGATAACCACCTTATGTCAGTATGCAAAATCAGGGAAATATGAACCGCACCCATTTCTTGACACATcttttgaaaaccctttttttcAGTGGCCTGGATTTGATGAAATTAACCATCTTGACATCCTGCTTTAAAACCTCAGTCAACTCTTCTCCAAATGTCTTGGCTACTAACGCTTTTCTGTGTAGGAAGCAGTGAGTTGTAATTATAGATGGATTTTCTTTCAATGTTTTCTCCAGTGTCCGTACAATTATTACACAGCAAAATCATAAAATTAGTATCGTTCTCGTGGATTGTAATTTTCCATATGTACAAATTATTATACAAATTCAATGAAAAGTAGCTAAGTAGAAAATTCGATCGCTAAATtgtgcagcagcagcagaagcagagaGAGCGAAGTAAATGCAATATTTTCCTCGGGATTTTGGCGGCACCCTCGAAAGATCTCACGGCTCCCCTTGGTGCCGCGGCACACCGGATTGGAATCactgtactagactctggaaaagtctcgaggagtacataaaaacttatggatgacaaaatgacaagattgtatagtggtcttgccctatacattataaagcaaagtttgtataagagtcgccaaagtcagaatgaatttgtgataccttccccaaagtgaccactcttagtaactattggataatggttgtatttgcatagaaacaaattttgcctctttgccaccaacccgttagggtaccacgtcaacccttccaaggaagggttagagtgagtggacttttgcttgaatcagggaacagtctcgaaagacataccatgacaaaaatatccttattttaatcttaatgctcagtacatttctaataaaatttaataaacgaacatatcagatcacatttatagaatttatataatgtggatgatatgcataaaagcataaagaaaaacagtcaacagaaaatattgtttcatctactaggaaacagatttgccacttcaatagaattattaataataatgatatagtctgtatactgtttacatacactagcgtaaaaaacgcttggcacaagtgtccgtattatgctatagattactgacgtcaatggaacagttcgtaaggacactttcgtggcctatcgctcagcgtgtagtaacatgcagtggctacacgcgcaccctcttgattaatcatcccaaattaattacactattcctcgcagacttaaaacagaaggttaaagaattctacctgctgctaccacagatctcataagctgctccacttgctttgcataatgcataaagaacgccttggatgactaccagctggtgtgcaaacaaggatgttcaaagtccatataattaaagaaattttatggaggaggcaactttcctcagatcatgactaacgggtgtactgtctggatccgttctgcgattaacatgggtgaatttcgcccttagttatagataactttgaacccagggtttctcttctgaacagctgtcctcccataaagtctgaggttctatgaagatagacctttaggcactccactggacatagagatgcattttcctccagagggcagattccctagggaccccacctgttggtgtgtagcttgttcctggtaaaaaacgtcgggtctggaaatagaatcagttctccctccaagaactagacgtggccttcctctgtaaagagagccactattcactaactctggtccccaaggcgagtacaaacagaaatacgacttaaattcaaaaccttctaagcccattcctcattgttcattatttatacacaatgaggaatcatatgtaatgaccaagcaaatggtctttggaagcactgaagggctagttcattaagaacgtcattagaaaggtcgacctgtaaggca encodes:
- the LOC137652815 gene encoding zinc finger BED domain-containing protein 5-like — its product is MCQEMGAVHISLILHTDIRWLSRGRVLNRVLELKEELKTFFQEKRHDIIIKLLENSTWWKLDWIVSPFELADMAEELDFTAVERDDFLDMSADSTLKVKFEKNDVTMAAFWHGTLEEYPNLAKKAISLLLPFSTS